From a single Planococcus shenhongbingii genomic region:
- the sigI gene encoding RNA polymerase sigma-I factor, translating into MLIAALTGLFGRSEKATAEELALLAQKGNDEALTNLLSAYTPFMKKTAAQVCKRFIDDHDDEYSIALSAFHEAIEGFELGKNASFLTFAHMVIRRRMIDFIRKENRRSEFSSNFTISASSEEETLKWIEDSAALNRFSLEQQSQIRREEIAQYEVMLSEFNLSYQILVKVSPSHEDARKSAVQIAQLVAETEEYMEYLRSKKKLPIKEIEKMVRVSRKTIERNRKYIIAIILLLNSDLHYLKDYLKERLL; encoded by the coding sequence ATGCTGATAGCTGCATTAACAGGTTTATTTGGACGAAGTGAAAAAGCAACAGCAGAAGAATTAGCTTTGCTTGCGCAAAAGGGAAATGATGAAGCGTTGACTAATTTACTCTCTGCTTATACCCCTTTTATGAAAAAAACGGCAGCGCAAGTATGCAAGCGGTTCATCGATGATCATGATGACGAATACAGCATTGCCCTTTCCGCTTTTCATGAAGCAATAGAAGGATTTGAATTAGGAAAAAACGCTTCGTTCTTAACATTTGCCCATATGGTAATAAGAAGAAGAATGATTGATTTTATCCGGAAAGAAAACCGGCGTTCTGAATTTAGCTCCAATTTTACAATTTCAGCTAGTAGCGAAGAAGAAACGCTTAAATGGATTGAAGATTCCGCTGCCCTTAATCGTTTTAGTTTAGAGCAGCAAAGCCAAATCAGGCGTGAAGAGATAGCTCAGTACGAAGTGATGCTTTCAGAATTTAATTTAAGTTATCAGATATTGGTTAAAGTCTCGCCGTCACATGAAGATGCCCGCAAGTCTGCTGTACAAATTGCCCAGCTTGTGGCCGAGACAGAAGAATATATGGAATACTTGCGAAGTAAGAAAAAGTTGCCAATCAAAGAAATTGAAAAAATGGTCCGGGTTTCAAGAAAAACGATTGAACGAAACCGGAAATACATAATCGCTATCATTCTTTTGCTCAACAGCGACTTGCATTACTTAAAAGACTATTTGAAGGAGCGGTTACTTTGA
- a CDS encoding TerC family protein, with translation MEAILLEYAWVLLVLVGLEGLLAADNAVVMAVMVKHLPKDQQKKALFYGLVGAFVFRFAALFMITLLVDIWQIQALGAAYLLFIAIKNIYDQRKGESDHAIDIEKAPKQGSSFWMTVLKVELADIAFAIDSMLAAVALAVTLPHLDMFGVSEIGGINAGQFVVMLAGGLIGVIIMRFAAHKFVQVLEKYPQLETAAFVIVGWVGVKLLVMTLSHENLGILPHDFPHSTPWTIVFWTVLIGIVVVGVLTGIKKNKEENA, from the coding sequence ATGGAAGCAATATTATTAGAGTATGCCTGGGTCTTGCTTGTACTGGTAGGACTTGAAGGACTATTGGCTGCGGATAACGCAGTTGTTATGGCCGTTATGGTCAAACATTTACCGAAAGATCAGCAGAAAAAAGCTCTATTTTATGGCTTAGTCGGTGCCTTTGTATTCCGTTTTGCAGCGTTATTCATGATTACTCTACTTGTTGATATATGGCAGATTCAAGCGCTGGGAGCAGCTTATTTATTGTTCATCGCGATTAAAAACATTTATGATCAGCGAAAAGGCGAAAGCGATCATGCCATTGATATTGAAAAAGCGCCTAAACAAGGTTCTAGTTTCTGGATGACGGTATTAAAAGTTGAATTAGCGGATATTGCCTTTGCAATTGACTCTATGCTTGCTGCCGTAGCGCTTGCTGTAACATTGCCGCATTTGGACATGTTCGGCGTAAGCGAAATTGGCGGAATCAACGCTGGACAATTCGTTGTGATGTTAGCAGGTGGTCTGATCGGAGTTATCATTATGCGATTTGCTGCCCATAAATTTGTTCAAGTCCTTGAGAAGTACCCTCAATTGGAAACTGCCGCATTTGTTATTGTCGGATGGGTAGGGGTTAAATTGCTCGTTATGACTTTGTCACACGAGAATCTCGGAATTTTGCCGCATGATTTCCCTCACTCAACGCCTTGGACAATCGTGTTCTGGACAGTATTGATCGGAATTGTCGTTGTTGGCGTCCTGACTGGAATCAAAAAGAACAAAGAAGAAAACGCGTAA
- a CDS encoding SDR family oxidoreductase, which yields MKEIVFTGFPGFIASQLIRKSVGENVSVSAIVLPAERKKAEQQAALIQQETGCQPIHIIEGDITKQDLALNRQARAYLKSKKVVFWHLAAIYDLAVPRELAWKVNVEGTLNVNDFIRTLPNVERYMYFSTAYVAGAREGMLYENELIRPEKFKNFYEETKFEAELLVEELKKEVPLTIIRPGIVRGHSVTGETVKFDGPYFFLNLIDRASRLPFVPYVGRSRAFINVVPIDYIIDASIYLSSLPQAEGETAHLTDPNPHPVEEVYRRMVFEMTGKMPKARLPYKLAKLSLAVSPVRKILGVEVETLDYLTWNASFDASKAQRLLRGSGIQCADFLATMPSMVEFYQLHKEDKKYHIAIR from the coding sequence ATGAAAGAAATCGTTTTTACCGGTTTTCCTGGATTTATAGCGAGCCAGCTTATCCGCAAGTCTGTTGGAGAAAATGTCAGCGTGTCGGCCATTGTCCTTCCAGCCGAACGGAAAAAAGCTGAGCAGCAAGCAGCACTTATTCAGCAGGAAACAGGCTGCCAACCGATACATATTATTGAAGGTGATATTACAAAGCAGGATTTAGCTTTAAATCGGCAAGCGAGGGCATATTTAAAATCTAAAAAAGTGGTTTTTTGGCATTTGGCTGCTATTTATGATTTGGCAGTTCCCCGTGAACTCGCTTGGAAAGTTAATGTGGAGGGCACTTTAAACGTAAATGACTTTATACGCACTTTGCCGAATGTTGAACGCTATATGTATTTTAGTACCGCCTATGTTGCAGGAGCAAGAGAAGGCATGCTTTATGAAAATGAATTAATTCGCCCCGAAAAATTCAAGAATTTTTACGAAGAAACAAAATTCGAAGCCGAACTGCTTGTCGAAGAATTAAAAAAAGAAGTTCCATTGACGATTATCCGTCCAGGAATTGTGAGAGGCCATTCAGTGACTGGAGAAACAGTGAAGTTTGATGGTCCGTACTTTTTTCTGAATTTAATCGATCGGGCCAGCCGGCTTCCTTTTGTTCCTTATGTAGGACGGTCTAGAGCTTTTATCAATGTTGTGCCCATTGACTATATCATCGATGCATCCATTTATTTGAGTTCTTTGCCACAGGCAGAAGGGGAAACTGCCCATTTGACCGATCCAAATCCTCACCCAGTTGAAGAAGTATATCGCAGAATGGTTTTTGAAATGACTGGAAAAATGCCGAAAGCCCGATTGCCTTATAAATTGGCGAAACTGTCTTTGGCAGTTTCGCCTGTACGTAAAATATTAGGCGTGGAAGTGGAAACGCTCGATTATTTAACATGGAATGCTTCATTTGATGCAAGCAAAGCACAGCGGCTGTTAAGAGGGAGTGGCATTCAGTGCGCGGACTTTTTAGCGACAATGCCTTCGATGGTTGAGTTCTATCAACTTCATAAAGAAGACAAGAAATACCATATTGCCATACGCTAA
- a CDS encoding efflux RND transporter permease subunit: protein MKLSDFSIKRPVFTIVIMFLIIILGVVSFFKIPITLIPEINPPIGVVVTSYPGASPTEVSEKVTRPLEASLSTLPGLDSLQSSSEEGSNFILLEFDWSTNIDDVQTDIMQRIDQTILPDDSNQPQFFKFDPSQFPVIQLAVRATESGEDVRVLAEELETELLQTEGVASVNISGSLVEEIQIALNQKELEKRGLQQSDIVQSIQANNISMPGEPIDTENGRHLTTRVVSTLTSADEIRNLVITVNPLNGENVTIGDVADVAVGEQETNSETRANEEPAVLLSALQESKANTADVSEAFKAKLDELLAEERFKGVEADVLFDQGDYVRLAVGNIGQTLLFGGLFAMAVLFFFLRGIKSPIIIGIAIPYSVIVTFVLMYFADFALNIMTLGALALGIGMLVDNSIVVIENIERHLGMGKTPRMAASEGTKEVAAAITSSTLTTVAVFVPVVFITGLIGQIFFEFAVTISFSLFASLAVALTVVPMLASRMLKKPSGDNKTEARRSKRLEKFQRSVAWALAHRLILLTTAFVFFIVGIFGVYQVGTEFLPATDEGFVTVSVGLDYGSSLAATDEVVNMIEEELKKEEDVEVFVSLVGSTQQGQAQGTTETNTAELYVKLVPLDERERSVFEFVDQVQPRVLETIGDRAEVNFNLQTAAGSSPNTLSFTVTDTDKERLDDTVTDINAALLDLPEVTELTNDRDETIEEIQMQINKQAATEFGFAPAQIAQTVNNLTRGVFATQVITENDKVLSVFVKLGEQFRDSEEKLEALKLRTPAGQFVNLEELADIEVSEGPVDIKRVDQADSVAFTLQHKSDVTLGDMSDEVDKVLEELNLDKDTQITFGGDRELFDNAIDDMLLAVALAVVLVYIVMAAQFESFKYPFVIMFTVPLMVIGVSIALFFTQTPISITAVIGILVLVGIVVNNGIVLVDYINQRKAAGMGSYEAIITSVRDRVRPILMTALTTILGLIPLALGLGEGTEINQPMGIVVIGGMISSTFLSLYIVPIVYSLFDRETRNMNRKKTSA, encoded by the coding sequence ATGAAATTAAGCGATTTTTCGATAAAGAGGCCAGTTTTTACTATTGTTATCATGTTTTTAATCATAATTCTTGGAGTAGTGTCTTTTTTTAAAATCCCTATTACCCTTATACCAGAAATAAATCCGCCAATCGGCGTAGTAGTAACCAGTTACCCGGGGGCCAGCCCGACTGAAGTAAGCGAAAAAGTGACAAGGCCTCTCGAAGCAAGTTTGTCTACATTGCCTGGACTTGATTCTCTTCAGTCCTCATCTGAAGAAGGCTCGAATTTTATCTTGCTTGAATTTGACTGGTCAACAAATATAGATGATGTCCAAACGGATATCATGCAGCGGATTGATCAGACCATCCTTCCGGATGATTCGAACCAACCACAATTTTTTAAGTTTGATCCTTCACAATTTCCGGTTATTCAACTAGCGGTTAGAGCTACTGAATCAGGGGAAGATGTCCGAGTGTTGGCGGAAGAGTTGGAAACAGAGCTGCTTCAAACAGAAGGAGTGGCAAGTGTTAATATTTCAGGTTCTTTGGTTGAAGAAATACAAATAGCATTGAATCAGAAAGAACTTGAAAAAAGAGGGTTACAGCAATCGGATATTGTTCAATCCATCCAGGCGAATAATATCTCTATGCCTGGGGAGCCGATCGATACAGAAAATGGCCGCCATTTAACCACTCGCGTAGTCAGTACATTAACCAGTGCAGACGAAATCCGTAATCTGGTCATAACTGTGAATCCGCTGAATGGAGAAAATGTGACAATCGGTGATGTAGCGGATGTGGCAGTCGGCGAACAAGAGACAAATAGCGAGACAAGAGCCAATGAAGAGCCAGCGGTTTTGCTGTCCGCTTTGCAGGAGTCGAAAGCGAATACTGCCGACGTATCGGAAGCTTTTAAAGCTAAACTGGATGAATTACTGGCGGAAGAGCGTTTCAAAGGTGTGGAAGCGGATGTGTTATTTGACCAAGGTGATTATGTCCGCTTAGCCGTAGGCAATATTGGACAAACCCTCCTGTTTGGTGGATTATTTGCCATGGCCGTGTTATTTTTCTTTCTGCGAGGCATAAAAAGCCCAATTATTATTGGTATTGCGATTCCTTATTCGGTTATCGTAACTTTTGTTTTAATGTACTTTGCTGATTTCGCCTTAAATATTATGACTTTGGGTGCGTTGGCATTAGGGATCGGAATGCTGGTAGATAACTCCATTGTCGTAATTGAAAATATTGAGCGCCATTTGGGGATGGGGAAAACTCCGCGCATGGCAGCATCAGAAGGTACAAAAGAAGTGGCAGCTGCCATCACTTCTTCCACATTGACGACTGTGGCAGTATTTGTTCCTGTGGTATTCATTACAGGGCTGATTGGGCAGATTTTCTTCGAATTTGCCGTCACCATTTCTTTCAGCTTATTTGCCAGTCTTGCTGTCGCCTTGACCGTAGTGCCAATGCTTGCTTCAAGAATGCTGAAAAAACCGAGTGGTGACAATAAAACAGAGGCAAGGCGGTCGAAAAGACTCGAAAAATTCCAGCGTTCTGTTGCCTGGGCACTGGCTCATCGATTGATTCTATTAACTACCGCCTTCGTTTTCTTTATTGTAGGGATATTTGGTGTTTATCAGGTTGGAACAGAATTCCTTCCGGCTACAGATGAAGGCTTTGTGACTGTTTCCGTCGGTTTGGATTACGGCTCATCATTAGCAGCTACGGATGAAGTAGTGAATATGATAGAAGAAGAACTGAAAAAAGAAGAAGACGTAGAAGTTTTCGTCAGTTTAGTTGGAAGCACGCAGCAAGGCCAGGCGCAAGGCACAACTGAAACCAATACCGCAGAATTATATGTAAAATTAGTTCCACTGGATGAGCGCGAACGCTCGGTTTTTGAATTTGTGGATCAGGTTCAGCCGCGGGTACTTGAGACAATAGGCGACCGGGCAGAAGTCAATTTCAATTTGCAGACTGCTGCCGGTTCTTCTCCGAATACTTTAAGTTTTACTGTGACGGATACAGATAAAGAAAGGCTTGACGATACAGTTACAGATATCAATGCGGCACTTCTAGACCTTCCGGAAGTAACGGAGTTAACAAATGATCGGGATGAAACAATTGAAGAGATTCAAATGCAAATCAATAAACAGGCTGCAACAGAATTTGGATTTGCACCTGCTCAAATTGCCCAGACGGTAAATAATTTGACCCGTGGTGTTTTTGCTACTCAAGTTATTACTGAAAACGATAAAGTGCTAAGTGTTTTTGTAAAACTGGGTGAACAGTTCAGAGACAGCGAAGAGAAACTTGAAGCTTTAAAATTAAGGACTCCGGCTGGACAGTTCGTGAATCTGGAAGAACTTGCGGATATAGAAGTTTCAGAAGGCCCTGTGGACATTAAACGAGTTGATCAAGCAGACAGTGTTGCTTTCACCTTGCAGCACAAATCGGATGTAACGCTTGGGGACATGTCCGACGAGGTAGATAAAGTACTTGAAGAACTGAATTTAGATAAAGATACGCAAATAACTTTCGGCGGCGACCGGGAATTATTCGATAATGCCATTGATGATATGCTTTTGGCAGTTGCATTAGCGGTGGTTCTAGTTTATATCGTTATGGCGGCGCAATTTGAATCATTCAAGTATCCATTTGTCATCATGTTTACAGTGCCGTTAATGGTTATTGGGGTATCAATCGCATTATTCTTCACCCAAACCCCCATCAGCATTACGGCAGTTATCGGGATATTGGTGCTTGTCGGAATTGTGGTCAATAACGGAATTGTCCTTGTCGATTACATCAACCAGCGGAAAGCGGCAGGCATGGGTTCTTATGAAGCAATCATCACATCTGTCCGTGACCGGGTCCGTCCGATTCTCATGACTGCTTTGACGACGATACTTGGTTTAATCCCGTTAGCATTGGGGCTCGGGGAAGGAACTGAAATCAATCAGCCAATGGGGATTGTCGTTATTGGAGGCATGATCAGTTCTACTTTCTTATCGCTGTATATTGTGCCCATTGTTTATAGTTTGTTTGATCGTGAAACAAGAAATATGAATAGAAAGAAAACTAGTGCTTAA
- a CDS encoding peptide chain release factor 3: protein MSTQLKNEIQNRRTFAIISHPDAGKTTLTEKLLLFGGAIRDAGTVKGKKSGKFATSDWMEIEKQRGISVTSSVMQFDYDGHRVNILDTPGHQDFSEDTYRTLMAVDSAVMIIDVAKGIEAQTVKLFKVCKMRGIPIFTFINKMDRQGKEPLELMEELEEVLGIQSYAMNWPIGMGKEFLGIYDRFNKRVEPFRTGSRQFLELDEDGQLAEEHEMMKTSYYTQAMEDIELLNEAGNDFSIEQVRKGELTPVFFGSALANFGVETFLETYLQFAPPPQSRETQEKEEIDPVDMPFSGFIFKIQANMNPAHRDRIAFVRIVSGKFERGMNVTLARTGKSIKLSQTTQFLADDRETVSEAVAGDIIGLHDVGNYQIGDTITSGSKFHFEDLPQFTPELFVKVTAKNVMKQKHFHKGILQLVQEGAIQYYKTLHLEEVILGAVGQLQFEVFEHRMKNEYNVDVRMEPIGSKIARWIENEEKVKESMSSGRSMLVKDRYDNYVFLFENEFATRWFQDKNPEINLYSLL from the coding sequence ATGTCAACCCAATTAAAAAATGAAATTCAAAATAGAAGAACCTTTGCGATCATTTCCCACCCGGATGCTGGGAAAACGACACTGACAGAAAAATTACTGTTATTTGGAGGCGCGATTCGCGACGCTGGAACAGTAAAAGGCAAGAAAAGCGGGAAGTTTGCAACTTCCGACTGGATGGAAATCGAAAAGCAAAGAGGGATTTCTGTTACTTCCTCTGTCATGCAATTCGATTACGACGGACATCGGGTCAATATTCTGGACACACCCGGACACCAAGATTTCAGTGAAGACACTTACCGCACGTTAATGGCAGTGGACAGCGCTGTTATGATCATCGATGTGGCTAAAGGGATTGAGGCCCAGACAGTCAAACTGTTTAAAGTCTGTAAAATGCGCGGCATTCCAATTTTCACCTTCATTAACAAAATGGACCGGCAAGGAAAAGAGCCGCTTGAATTAATGGAAGAATTAGAAGAAGTTCTCGGCATCCAGTCCTACGCCATGAACTGGCCAATTGGAATGGGAAAAGAATTCTTAGGGATTTATGACCGTTTCAATAAGCGGGTTGAGCCTTTCCGTACAGGGAGCAGACAATTCCTCGAATTGGATGAAGACGGCCAACTGGCTGAAGAACACGAGATGATGAAAACATCTTATTATACGCAGGCTATGGAAGATATCGAATTGTTAAATGAAGCAGGCAATGATTTCTCAATTGAGCAAGTGAGAAAAGGAGAGCTTACTCCTGTATTTTTCGGCAGTGCGCTTGCAAACTTCGGTGTTGAAACTTTCCTGGAAACGTATTTGCAGTTTGCTCCACCGCCGCAATCACGCGAGACTCAGGAAAAAGAAGAAATTGATCCGGTCGACATGCCATTTTCAGGGTTTATCTTCAAAATCCAGGCCAATATGAATCCGGCTCATCGCGACCGCATTGCGTTTGTCCGAATTGTCTCAGGTAAATTTGAACGCGGCATGAATGTGACGCTGGCTCGAACAGGCAAGTCTATTAAATTGAGCCAAACCACTCAATTTTTAGCGGATGACCGGGAAACCGTCAGTGAGGCTGTGGCGGGTGATATCATCGGCCTTCACGATGTTGGAAATTATCAAATCGGAGACACGATTACAAGTGGAAGTAAATTCCACTTCGAAGATCTTCCACAGTTTACACCAGAGCTATTCGTTAAAGTGACAGCCAAAAACGTTATGAAGCAAAAGCATTTTCATAAAGGAATCCTTCAGCTTGTGCAGGAAGGTGCCATACAGTATTACAAGACACTTCATCTGGAAGAAGTCATTTTGGGTGCTGTCGGACAACTTCAGTTCGAAGTCTTCGAACATCGGATGAAAAACGAATATAATGTCGACGTCCGTATGGAACCGATAGGCTCCAAGATTGCCCGCTGGATTGAAAACGAAGAAAAGGTCAAAGAATCTATGTCAAGCGGCCGTTCAATGCTAGTTAAAGACCGCTATGATAACTACGTCTTCTTATTTGAAAATGAATTTGCGACCCGCTGGTTCCAGGACAAAAATCCTGAAATTAATTTATATAGTCTATTATAA
- a CDS encoding UDP-N-acetylmuramoyl-L-alanyl-D-glutamate--2,6-diaminopimelate ligase, giving the protein MNTQQLIENVPFNRLIGTLPETIEHITMDSREVRKGSLFICIKGYTVDGHDFAAQAAVQGAVLIVSEQPLEIGNTAILVVEDTDRVLGLLAAKFYGYPSKDLQMIGVTGTNGKTSVSGMLHSMLMELGKSSALTGTIGFNLNGELHQSSNTTSDALTTQRMIAQAKETGCSHMTMEVSSHGLILGRLAGVEFNTAIFTNLTHDHLDFHGTMEEYGHAKGLLFSQLGQNLQEKKQAVLNADDPWSKQYADMTPHPVYTYGIKEDAQFKAAGIHMDNHGTTFTLNCPEGEFAVSMKLLGHFNVSNALAAITALYAEGFPLEEVLAALSRIAPVEGRMQKVELDAPISIFIDYAHTPDAIEKAIDAVADFKTNRIIFLVGTGGNRDKTKRPIMAEKASVADYVVLTTDDPRYEEYDSILNDLQTGMAHDNFACIGDRGEAVKHAVAQAEPGDIIILAGKGHEDYQIIGSTKYPHSDKEIAIKETLKKFC; this is encoded by the coding sequence ATGAACACACAACAATTAATCGAAAATGTTCCTTTTAATAGATTAATCGGCACTTTGCCCGAAACCATTGAACACATCACAATGGATTCACGTGAAGTCAGAAAAGGATCTTTATTTATTTGCATCAAAGGATATACGGTGGATGGCCACGATTTTGCGGCGCAAGCTGCCGTACAAGGAGCTGTACTGATCGTTTCAGAACAGCCGCTGGAAATTGGAAATACCGCAATCCTCGTGGTAGAAGATACTGACCGCGTACTTGGATTGCTTGCTGCGAAATTCTATGGCTACCCGTCAAAGGATTTGCAAATGATTGGCGTGACAGGCACGAATGGAAAAACAAGCGTGTCTGGAATGCTGCACTCAATGTTAATGGAGCTTGGCAAATCGTCGGCTCTTACCGGAACCATCGGTTTTAACTTGAACGGTGAGTTGCATCAATCCTCCAATACGACGAGCGATGCACTGACTACACAAAGAATGATTGCACAAGCTAAAGAAACCGGATGCTCACATATGACCATGGAAGTGTCTTCTCATGGATTGATTTTAGGCCGTTTGGCTGGAGTGGAATTTAATACGGCCATCTTTACCAATTTAACGCATGACCATTTGGATTTCCATGGCACAATGGAAGAGTACGGACACGCCAAAGGCTTGTTGTTTTCGCAGCTTGGACAAAATTTGCAAGAGAAAAAGCAAGCTGTTTTAAACGCAGACGATCCCTGGTCAAAGCAGTATGCCGATATGACGCCGCATCCTGTGTATACGTACGGAATTAAAGAAGATGCCCAGTTCAAAGCTGCAGGCATACACATGGATAACCACGGAACAACATTCACATTGAATTGTCCAGAGGGTGAGTTTGCCGTGTCGATGAAACTGCTGGGCCATTTCAATGTATCAAACGCATTAGCAGCGATTACTGCATTATATGCAGAAGGTTTTCCTCTTGAGGAGGTGCTTGCTGCATTGTCAAGAATTGCGCCGGTTGAAGGGCGGATGCAAAAAGTTGAATTGGATGCTCCCATTTCTATTTTCATTGACTATGCCCATACCCCTGATGCCATTGAAAAAGCCATCGACGCGGTTGCTGATTTTAAAACAAACCGCATCATTTTCCTAGTGGGCACAGGCGGCAACCGGGATAAAACGAAACGTCCGATCATGGCTGAAAAAGCGTCGGTTGCCGATTATGTGGTTTTGACAACAGATGACCCGCGCTACGAGGAATATGACAGTATTTTGAATGACCTGCAGACCGGTATGGCCCATGACAATTTCGCTTGTATTGGCGACCGCGGGGAAGCAGTTAAACATGCAGTTGCTCAAGCAGAACCAGGAGATATCATCATTTTGGCGGGAAAAGGCCATGAAGATTACCAAATCATCGGTTCCACCAAGTATCCGCATAGCGACAAAGAAATCGCGATTAAAGAAACATTGAAAAAATTCTGTTGA
- a CDS encoding M42 family metallopeptidase yields MSFEWNKQEALGLLKELVDIPSPSGYTMEVMNSIKIHLEKWNVGYTTTKKGAVIATIQGKNQNQHKLLTAHVDTLGAMVKEIKPSGRLKLSLVGGFKFNAIEGENCLIHKRDGTTITGTILMHQTAVHVYKDAGTADRDENNMEVRLDEKAFSSEEVRALEVEVGDFVSFDPRFAATESGFVKSRHLDDKASTALLLQLVKKLNVSNKELPHTTHFYISNNEEIGYGGNSNIPPQTAEYIAVDMGAIGDGQASDEYTVSICAKDSSGPYHYGLTRHLIDLAKKNNIEYKVDIYPYYSSDASAAVGAGLDVKHALFGPGIEASHSYERTHIDSLKAAAALLEAYVLSPLVTE; encoded by the coding sequence ATGTCATTTGAATGGAATAAACAAGAAGCACTCGGACTATTAAAAGAACTGGTGGATATTCCCAGTCCATCAGGCTACACAATGGAAGTCATGAACTCCATCAAAATACACTTAGAAAAATGGAATGTTGGCTACACTACAACTAAAAAAGGCGCCGTAATAGCGACCATTCAAGGAAAAAACCAAAACCAGCACAAGTTATTAACGGCTCATGTAGATACTCTCGGAGCAATGGTCAAAGAAATCAAACCAAGTGGCCGCTTGAAATTATCTCTTGTAGGCGGCTTTAAATTCAACGCAATTGAAGGCGAGAACTGCCTGATACATAAAAGGGATGGAACAACGATAACGGGCACAATTTTAATGCACCAGACAGCTGTCCATGTTTATAAAGATGCGGGAACAGCTGACCGGGACGAAAATAATATGGAAGTCCGTCTGGATGAAAAAGCATTTTCCAGTGAGGAAGTCCGTGCGCTCGAAGTAGAAGTAGGGGATTTCGTATCATTCGATCCACGCTTTGCTGCAACGGAGTCAGGGTTTGTCAAATCACGTCACCTTGATGATAAAGCCAGTACGGCATTATTGCTGCAATTGGTAAAAAAATTGAATGTGTCAAACAAAGAGTTGCCGCATACCACACATTTTTACATATCTAATAATGAAGAAATCGGTTATGGAGGCAATTCCAATATTCCACCGCAAACTGCGGAATACATAGCCGTTGATATGGGAGCAATCGGAGATGGCCAGGCTTCGGATGAATATACCGTATCTATCTGTGCAAAAGATTCAAGTGGCCCATATCATTACGGCTTAACGCGCCATTTGATAGATTTAGCAAAAAAGAATAATATTGAGTATAAGGTGGATATTTATCCATATTATAGTTCAGATGCTTCTGCAGCAGTCGGAGCAGGGCTCGACGTCAAACACGCTTTGTTCGGTCCGGGGATTGAAGCTTCTCATTCCTATGAACGCACCCATATCGATTCACTGAAAGCCGCGGCAGCATTGCTTGAAGCATATGTATTGTCACCGCTAGTTACAGAGTAG